One Symphalangus syndactylus isolate Jambi chromosome 20, NHGRI_mSymSyn1-v2.1_pri, whole genome shotgun sequence DNA segment encodes these proteins:
- the MYCBPAP gene encoding MYCBP-associated protein isoform X5 yields MKSLKKDSRLRITPTRLLEAAESVKEPRLVLNSWAQAICLPWPPKILQLLIHSLACHCPWEKKRAKGPEQPTPTIQEEPEPVSNVLQGDDILALAIKKEDLKEQHIPRLTEKEDKRVITQKFIIRKLKPTDPRRKVCHLVARPANPDAATKPLDYSGTPSLSPGFTVFQLVGPGDSFDGSDQILPHHILGSLQDFKRIALARGNTQLAERIPTSPCLMTLISAEGESKQKAPKEEKRPPWAPPPQHNFLKNWQRNTALRKKQQEALSEHLKKPVSELLMHTGETYRRIQEERELIDCTLPTRRDRKSWENSGFWSRLEYLGDEMTGLVMTKTKTQRGLMEPITHIRKPHSIRVETGLPAQRDASYRYTWDRSLFLIYRRKELQRIMEELDFSQQDIDGLEVVGKGRPFSAVTVEDCTVFERSQGGSSEETTYLGTLASSSHVSMPILGPSLLFCGKPACWIRGSNPQDKRQVGIAAHLTFETLEGEKTSSELTVVNNGTVAIWYDWRRQHQPDTFQDLKKNRMQRFYFDNREGVILPGETKTFTFLFKSLTAGIFREFWEFRTHPTLLGGAILQVNLHAVSLTQDIFEDERKVLESKLTAHEAVTVVREVLQELLMGVLTPERTPSPVDAYLTEEDLFRHRNPQLHYEYQVVQSLHQLWRQYMTLPPKAKEARPGDKEHVSPIATEKASVNAELLPRFWSPISEPQVPRPENEALRESGTQKARVGTKSPQRKSIMEEILVEESPDVDSAESPWEPDGLPLLEWNLRLEDFRKAVMVLPDENQREDALMRLNKAALELCQKPRPLQSNLLHQMCLQLWRDVIDSLVGHSMWLRSLLGLPEKETIYLNVPEEQDQKSPTIMEVKVPAGKAGKEERKGAAQEKKQLGIKDKENKKGAKLFGKEQDRPNSKKHKAKDNKKVIKSASRDRFSLEDPTPDIILPSQEPIDPLVMEKYTQRLHSEHS; encoded by the exons agcccagactggtcttgaactcctgggctcaagcaatctgcctgccttggcctcccaagatctTGCAACTCTTAATCCATTCCTTGGCATGCCATTGCCCATGGG AAAAGAAGCGGGCAAAGGGACCTGAACAACCCACACCCACAATTCAGGAAGAGCCTGAACCTGTTAGCAATGTCCTACAAGGAGATGACATTCTTGCCTTGGCCATTAAGAAGGaagacttgaaggag caacACATTCCTCGCCTTACTGAAAAGGAAGATAAACGTGTCATTACCCAGAAATTTATCATCCGTAAACTCAAACCCACGGATCCTAGGAGGAAGGTCTGCCACCTTGTAGCACGTCCTGCGAATCCTGATGCAGCCACAAAGCCTCTGGACTACTCTGGTACACCCAGTCTCAGCCCTGGCTTCACTGTCTTTCAACTCGTGG GTCCCGGTGACAGCTTCGATGGCAGTGACCAGATCCTGCCCCACCACATCTTGGGGAGTCTCCAGGACTTTAAGAGGATTGCACTTGCTCGAGGGAACACCCAG CTGGCTGAGCGGATACCTACCTCACCCTGTCTGATGACCCTCATCTCTGCTGAAGGAGAGTCAAAGCAAAAAGCcccaaaagaagagaagagacctCCCTGGGCCCCACCTCCTCAGCACAACTTTCTGAAAAACTGGCAGCGTAACACAGCCCTGCGGAAGAAGCAGCAGGAAGCCCTCAGCG AACACCTAAAGAAGCCAGTCAGTGAGCTGCTCATGCACACTGGGGAGACCTACAGACGGATCCAGGAGGAGCGGGAGCTCATTGACTGCACACTTCCAACCCGGCGTGATAGGAAA AGCTGGGAGAACAGTGGGTTCTGGAGTCGACTGGAGTACTTGGGAGATGAGATGACAGGTCTGGTCATGACCAAGACAAAAACTCAGCGTGGCCTCATGGAGCCCATCACTCACATCAGGAAGCCCCACTCCATCCGGGTGGAGACAG GATTACCAGCCCAGAGGGACGCTTCGTACCGCTACACCTGGGATCGGAGTCTGTTTCTGATCTACCGACGCAAGGAGCTGCAGAGAATCATGGAAGAGCTGGATTTCAGCCAGCAG GATATTGATGGCCTGGAGGTGGTGGGCAAAGGGCGGCCCTTCTCGGCTGTTACTGTGGAAGACTGCACAGTGTTTGAAAGAAGTCAGGGAGGCTCCTCTGAAGAGACAACATACTT AGGCACATTGGCCAGCTCCTCTCATGTCTCAATGCCTATTCTCGGCCCTTCTCTGCTGTTCTGTGGGAAGCCAGCTTGCTGGATCAGAGGCAGTAATCCACAGGACAAG AGGCAGGTTGGGATTGCTGCTCACTTGACCTTTGAAACCCTGGAAGGCGAGAAAACCTCCTCAGAACTGACTGTGGTCAATAATGGCACCGTGGCCATTTGGTATGACTGGCGACGGCAGCACCAGCCGGACACTTTCCAAGACCTTAAGAAGAACAGGATGCAGCGATTTTACTTTGACAACCGGGAAG GTGTGATTCTGCCTGGAGAAACTAAAACCTTTACCTTCTTGTTCAAGTCTTTGACTGCTGGGATCTTCAGGGAATTTTGGGAGTTTCGAACCCATCCTACTCTTTTAGGAGGTGCTATACTGCAGGTCAATCTCCACGCGGTCTCCCTGACCCAGGACATTTTTGAGGATGAGAGGAAAGTACTGGAG AGCAAGCTGACTGCCCATGAGGCAGTCACTGTGGTTCGCGAAGTGCTGCAGGAGCTGCTGATGGGGGTCTTGACCCCGGAGCGCACACCATCACCTGTGGATGCCTATCTCACTGAGGAAGACTTGTTCCGGCACAGGAATCCTCAG CTGCATTACGAGTACCAAGTGGTGCAAAGCCTGCACCAACTGTGGCGCCAGTACATGACCCTGCCCCCCAAGGCTAAGGAGGCCAGGCCAGGGGACAAGGAGCACGTCAGCCCCATAGCCACAGAGAAGGCCTCTGTGAATGCTGAGCTGTTACCACGCTTTTGGAGCCCCATCTCCGAACCTCAAGTGCCCCGGCCTGAGAACGAGGCCCTCAGGGAATCCGGGACCCAGAAGGCCAGAGTGGGGACCAAGAGTCCTCAGCGGAAGAGCATCATGGAGGAGATCCTGGTGGAGGAAAGCCCAGATGTGGACAGTGCCGAGAGCCCCTGGGAGCCGGATGGCCTTCCCCTGCTGGAGTGGAACCTCCGCTTGGAGGACTTCAGAAAG GCAGTGATGGTGCTCCCTGATGAGAACCAGAGAGAGGATGCGTTGATGAGGCTCAACAAAGCAGCCCTGGAGCTGTGCCAGAAGCCAAGGCCATTGCAGTCCAACCTCCTGCACCAGATGTG TTTGCAGCTGTGGCGAGATGTGATTGACAGCCTGGTGGGCCATTCCATGTGGCTGAGGTCTCTGCTGGGCCTGCCTGAGAAGGAGACCATCTATTTGAATGTGCCTGAAGAGCAAG ATCAAAAATCACCTACTATCATGGAAGTGAAGGTACCTGCGGGGAAAGCTGGGAAGGAGGAGCGGAAAGGAGCAGCCCAGGAAAAGAAACAACTGGggatcaaagacaaagaaaacaagaaaggagCCAAGCTGTTCGGGAAAGAG CAGGACCGTCCCAACAGCAAGAAGCACAAGGCAAAGGACAACAAGAAAGTCATAAAATCTGCAAGTCGGGACAGGTTTTCCTTGGAAGACCCTACCCCTGACATCATCCTCCCTTCTCAAGAACCCATAGACCCCCTGGTCATGGAGAAATACACCCAGAGGCTGCACAGTGAG
- the MYCBPAP gene encoding MYCBP-associated protein isoform X4, whose translation MKSLKKDSRLRITPTRLLEAAESVKEPRLVLNSWAQAICLPWPPKILQLLIHSLACHCPWEKKRAKGPEQPTPTIQEEPEPVSNVLQGDDILALAIKKEDLKEQHIPRLTEKEDKRVITQKFIIRKLKPTDPRRKVCHLVARPANPDAATKPLDYSGPGDSFDGSDQILPHHILGSLQDFKRIALARGNTQLAERIPTSPCLMTLISAEGESKQKAPKEEKRPPWAPPPQHNFLKNWQRNTALRKKQQEALSEHLKKPVSELLMHTGETYRRIQEERELIDCTLPTRRDRKSWENSGFWSRLEYLGDEMTGLVMTKTKTQRGLMEPITHIRKPHSIRVETGLPAQRDASYRYTWDRSLFLIYRRKELQRIMEELDFSQQDIDGLEVVGKGRPFSAVTVEDCTVFERSQGGSSEETTYLGTLASSSHVSMPILGPSLLFCGKPACWIRGSNPQDKRQVGIAAHLTFETLEGEKTSSELTVVNNGTVAIWYDWRRQHQPDTFQDLKKNRMQRFYFDNREGVILPGETKTFTFLFKSLTAGIFREFWEFRTHPTLLGGAILQVNLHAVSLTQDIFEDERKVLESKLTAHEAVTVVREVLQELLMGVLTPERTPSPVDAYLTEEDLFRHRNPQLHYEYQVVQSLHQLWRQYMTLPPKAKEARPGDKEHVSPIATEKASVNAELLPRFWSPISEPQVPRPENEALRESGTQKARVGTKSPQRKSIMEEILVEESPDVDSAESPWEPDGLPLLEWNLRLEDFRKAVMVLPDENQREDALMRLNKAALELCQKPRPLQSNLLHQMCLQLWRDVIDSLVGHSMWLRSLLGLPEKETIYLNVPEEQDQKSPTIMEVKVPAGKAGKEERKGAAQEKKQLGIKDKENKKGAKLFGKEQDRPNSKKHKAKDNKKVIKSASRDRFSLEDPTPDIILPSQEPIDPLVMEKYTQRLHSEVRGLLDTLVTDLMVLADELSPIKNV comes from the exons agcccagactggtcttgaactcctgggctcaagcaatctgcctgccttggcctcccaagatctTGCAACTCTTAATCCATTCCTTGGCATGCCATTGCCCATGGG AAAAGAAGCGGGCAAAGGGACCTGAACAACCCACACCCACAATTCAGGAAGAGCCTGAACCTGTTAGCAATGTCCTACAAGGAGATGACATTCTTGCCTTGGCCATTAAGAAGGaagacttgaaggag caacACATTCCTCGCCTTACTGAAAAGGAAGATAAACGTGTCATTACCCAGAAATTTATCATCCGTAAACTCAAACCCACGGATCCTAGGAGGAAGGTCTGCCACCTTGTAGCACGTCCTGCGAATCCTGATGCAGCCACAAAGCCTCTGGACTACTCTG GTCCCGGTGACAGCTTCGATGGCAGTGACCAGATCCTGCCCCACCACATCTTGGGGAGTCTCCAGGACTTTAAGAGGATTGCACTTGCTCGAGGGAACACCCAG CTGGCTGAGCGGATACCTACCTCACCCTGTCTGATGACCCTCATCTCTGCTGAAGGAGAGTCAAAGCAAAAAGCcccaaaagaagagaagagacctCCCTGGGCCCCACCTCCTCAGCACAACTTTCTGAAAAACTGGCAGCGTAACACAGCCCTGCGGAAGAAGCAGCAGGAAGCCCTCAGCG AACACCTAAAGAAGCCAGTCAGTGAGCTGCTCATGCACACTGGGGAGACCTACAGACGGATCCAGGAGGAGCGGGAGCTCATTGACTGCACACTTCCAACCCGGCGTGATAGGAAA AGCTGGGAGAACAGTGGGTTCTGGAGTCGACTGGAGTACTTGGGAGATGAGATGACAGGTCTGGTCATGACCAAGACAAAAACTCAGCGTGGCCTCATGGAGCCCATCACTCACATCAGGAAGCCCCACTCCATCCGGGTGGAGACAG GATTACCAGCCCAGAGGGACGCTTCGTACCGCTACACCTGGGATCGGAGTCTGTTTCTGATCTACCGACGCAAGGAGCTGCAGAGAATCATGGAAGAGCTGGATTTCAGCCAGCAG GATATTGATGGCCTGGAGGTGGTGGGCAAAGGGCGGCCCTTCTCGGCTGTTACTGTGGAAGACTGCACAGTGTTTGAAAGAAGTCAGGGAGGCTCCTCTGAAGAGACAACATACTT AGGCACATTGGCCAGCTCCTCTCATGTCTCAATGCCTATTCTCGGCCCTTCTCTGCTGTTCTGTGGGAAGCCAGCTTGCTGGATCAGAGGCAGTAATCCACAGGACAAG AGGCAGGTTGGGATTGCTGCTCACTTGACCTTTGAAACCCTGGAAGGCGAGAAAACCTCCTCAGAACTGACTGTGGTCAATAATGGCACCGTGGCCATTTGGTATGACTGGCGACGGCAGCACCAGCCGGACACTTTCCAAGACCTTAAGAAGAACAGGATGCAGCGATTTTACTTTGACAACCGGGAAG GTGTGATTCTGCCTGGAGAAACTAAAACCTTTACCTTCTTGTTCAAGTCTTTGACTGCTGGGATCTTCAGGGAATTTTGGGAGTTTCGAACCCATCCTACTCTTTTAGGAGGTGCTATACTGCAGGTCAATCTCCACGCGGTCTCCCTGACCCAGGACATTTTTGAGGATGAGAGGAAAGTACTGGAG AGCAAGCTGACTGCCCATGAGGCAGTCACTGTGGTTCGCGAAGTGCTGCAGGAGCTGCTGATGGGGGTCTTGACCCCGGAGCGCACACCATCACCTGTGGATGCCTATCTCACTGAGGAAGACTTGTTCCGGCACAGGAATCCTCAG CTGCATTACGAGTACCAAGTGGTGCAAAGCCTGCACCAACTGTGGCGCCAGTACATGACCCTGCCCCCCAAGGCTAAGGAGGCCAGGCCAGGGGACAAGGAGCACGTCAGCCCCATAGCCACAGAGAAGGCCTCTGTGAATGCTGAGCTGTTACCACGCTTTTGGAGCCCCATCTCCGAACCTCAAGTGCCCCGGCCTGAGAACGAGGCCCTCAGGGAATCCGGGACCCAGAAGGCCAGAGTGGGGACCAAGAGTCCTCAGCGGAAGAGCATCATGGAGGAGATCCTGGTGGAGGAAAGCCCAGATGTGGACAGTGCCGAGAGCCCCTGGGAGCCGGATGGCCTTCCCCTGCTGGAGTGGAACCTCCGCTTGGAGGACTTCAGAAAG GCAGTGATGGTGCTCCCTGATGAGAACCAGAGAGAGGATGCGTTGATGAGGCTCAACAAAGCAGCCCTGGAGCTGTGCCAGAAGCCAAGGCCATTGCAGTCCAACCTCCTGCACCAGATGTG TTTGCAGCTGTGGCGAGATGTGATTGACAGCCTGGTGGGCCATTCCATGTGGCTGAGGTCTCTGCTGGGCCTGCCTGAGAAGGAGACCATCTATTTGAATGTGCCTGAAGAGCAAG ATCAAAAATCACCTACTATCATGGAAGTGAAGGTACCTGCGGGGAAAGCTGGGAAGGAGGAGCGGAAAGGAGCAGCCCAGGAAAAGAAACAACTGGggatcaaagacaaagaaaacaagaaaggagCCAAGCTGTTCGGGAAAGAG CAGGACCGTCCCAACAGCAAGAAGCACAAGGCAAAGGACAACAAGAAAGTCATAAAATCTGCAAGTCGGGACAGGTTTTCCTTGGAAGACCCTACCCCTGACATCATCCTCCCTTCTCAAGAACCCATAGACCCCCTGGTCATGGAGAAATACACCCAGAGGCTGCACAGTGAG
- the MYCBPAP gene encoding MYCBP-associated protein isoform X2 has product MKSLKKDSRLRITPTRLLEAAESVKEPRLVLNSWAQAICLPWPPKILQLLIHSLACHCPWEKKRAKGPEQPTPTIQEEPEPVSNVLQGDDILALAIKKEDLKEQHIPRLTEKEDKRVITQKFIIRKLKPTDPRRKVCHLVARPANPDAATKPLDYSGTPSLSPGFTVFQLVGPGDSFDGSDQILPHHILGSLQDFKRIALARGNTQLAERIPTSPCLMTLISAEGESKQKAPKEEKRPPWAPPPQHNFLKNWQRNTALRKKQQEALSEHLKKPVSELLMHTGETYRRIQEERELIDCTLPTRRDRKSWENSGFWSRLEYLGDEMTGLVMTKTKTQRGLMEPITHIRKPHSIRVETGLPAQRDASYRYTWDRSLFLIYRRKELQRIMEELDFSQQDIDGLEVVGKGRPFSAVTVEDCTVFERSQGGSSEETTYLGTLASSSHVSMPILGPSLLFCGKPACWIRGSNPQDKRQVGIAAHLTFETLEGEKTSSELTVVNNGTVAIWYDWRRQHQPDTFQDLKKNRMQRFYFDNREGVILPGETKTFTFLFKSLTAGIFREFWEFRTHPTLLGGAILQVNLHAVSLTQDIFEDERKVLESKLTAHEAVTVVREVLQELLMGVLTPERTPSPVDAYLTEEDLFRHRNPQLHYEYQVVQSLHQLWRQYMTLPPKAKEARPGDKEHVSPIATEKASVNAELLPRFWSPISEPQVPRPENEALRESGTQKARVGTKSPQRKSIMEEILVEESPDVDSAESPWEPDGLPLLEWNLRLEDFRKAVMVLPDENQREDALMRLNKAALELCQKPRPLQSNLLHQMCLQLWRDVIDSLVGHSMWLRSLLGLPEKETIYLNVPEEQDQKSPTIMEVKVPAGKAGKEERKGAAQEKKQLGIKDKENKKGAKLFGKEDRPNSKKHKAKDNKKVIKSASRDRFSLEDPTPDIILPSQEPIDPLVMEKYTQRLHSEVRGLLDTLVTDLMVLADELSPIKNV; this is encoded by the exons agcccagactggtcttgaactcctgggctcaagcaatctgcctgccttggcctcccaagatctTGCAACTCTTAATCCATTCCTTGGCATGCCATTGCCCATGGG AAAAGAAGCGGGCAAAGGGACCTGAACAACCCACACCCACAATTCAGGAAGAGCCTGAACCTGTTAGCAATGTCCTACAAGGAGATGACATTCTTGCCTTGGCCATTAAGAAGGaagacttgaaggag caacACATTCCTCGCCTTACTGAAAAGGAAGATAAACGTGTCATTACCCAGAAATTTATCATCCGTAAACTCAAACCCACGGATCCTAGGAGGAAGGTCTGCCACCTTGTAGCACGTCCTGCGAATCCTGATGCAGCCACAAAGCCTCTGGACTACTCTGGTACACCCAGTCTCAGCCCTGGCTTCACTGTCTTTCAACTCGTGG GTCCCGGTGACAGCTTCGATGGCAGTGACCAGATCCTGCCCCACCACATCTTGGGGAGTCTCCAGGACTTTAAGAGGATTGCACTTGCTCGAGGGAACACCCAG CTGGCTGAGCGGATACCTACCTCACCCTGTCTGATGACCCTCATCTCTGCTGAAGGAGAGTCAAAGCAAAAAGCcccaaaagaagagaagagacctCCCTGGGCCCCACCTCCTCAGCACAACTTTCTGAAAAACTGGCAGCGTAACACAGCCCTGCGGAAGAAGCAGCAGGAAGCCCTCAGCG AACACCTAAAGAAGCCAGTCAGTGAGCTGCTCATGCACACTGGGGAGACCTACAGACGGATCCAGGAGGAGCGGGAGCTCATTGACTGCACACTTCCAACCCGGCGTGATAGGAAA AGCTGGGAGAACAGTGGGTTCTGGAGTCGACTGGAGTACTTGGGAGATGAGATGACAGGTCTGGTCATGACCAAGACAAAAACTCAGCGTGGCCTCATGGAGCCCATCACTCACATCAGGAAGCCCCACTCCATCCGGGTGGAGACAG GATTACCAGCCCAGAGGGACGCTTCGTACCGCTACACCTGGGATCGGAGTCTGTTTCTGATCTACCGACGCAAGGAGCTGCAGAGAATCATGGAAGAGCTGGATTTCAGCCAGCAG GATATTGATGGCCTGGAGGTGGTGGGCAAAGGGCGGCCCTTCTCGGCTGTTACTGTGGAAGACTGCACAGTGTTTGAAAGAAGTCAGGGAGGCTCCTCTGAAGAGACAACATACTT AGGCACATTGGCCAGCTCCTCTCATGTCTCAATGCCTATTCTCGGCCCTTCTCTGCTGTTCTGTGGGAAGCCAGCTTGCTGGATCAGAGGCAGTAATCCACAGGACAAG AGGCAGGTTGGGATTGCTGCTCACTTGACCTTTGAAACCCTGGAAGGCGAGAAAACCTCCTCAGAACTGACTGTGGTCAATAATGGCACCGTGGCCATTTGGTATGACTGGCGACGGCAGCACCAGCCGGACACTTTCCAAGACCTTAAGAAGAACAGGATGCAGCGATTTTACTTTGACAACCGGGAAG GTGTGATTCTGCCTGGAGAAACTAAAACCTTTACCTTCTTGTTCAAGTCTTTGACTGCTGGGATCTTCAGGGAATTTTGGGAGTTTCGAACCCATCCTACTCTTTTAGGAGGTGCTATACTGCAGGTCAATCTCCACGCGGTCTCCCTGACCCAGGACATTTTTGAGGATGAGAGGAAAGTACTGGAG AGCAAGCTGACTGCCCATGAGGCAGTCACTGTGGTTCGCGAAGTGCTGCAGGAGCTGCTGATGGGGGTCTTGACCCCGGAGCGCACACCATCACCTGTGGATGCCTATCTCACTGAGGAAGACTTGTTCCGGCACAGGAATCCTCAG CTGCATTACGAGTACCAAGTGGTGCAAAGCCTGCACCAACTGTGGCGCCAGTACATGACCCTGCCCCCCAAGGCTAAGGAGGCCAGGCCAGGGGACAAGGAGCACGTCAGCCCCATAGCCACAGAGAAGGCCTCTGTGAATGCTGAGCTGTTACCACGCTTTTGGAGCCCCATCTCCGAACCTCAAGTGCCCCGGCCTGAGAACGAGGCCCTCAGGGAATCCGGGACCCAGAAGGCCAGAGTGGGGACCAAGAGTCCTCAGCGGAAGAGCATCATGGAGGAGATCCTGGTGGAGGAAAGCCCAGATGTGGACAGTGCCGAGAGCCCCTGGGAGCCGGATGGCCTTCCCCTGCTGGAGTGGAACCTCCGCTTGGAGGACTTCAGAAAG GCAGTGATGGTGCTCCCTGATGAGAACCAGAGAGAGGATGCGTTGATGAGGCTCAACAAAGCAGCCCTGGAGCTGTGCCAGAAGCCAAGGCCATTGCAGTCCAACCTCCTGCACCAGATGTG TTTGCAGCTGTGGCGAGATGTGATTGACAGCCTGGTGGGCCATTCCATGTGGCTGAGGTCTCTGCTGGGCCTGCCTGAGAAGGAGACCATCTATTTGAATGTGCCTGAAGAGCAAG ATCAAAAATCACCTACTATCATGGAAGTGAAGGTACCTGCGGGGAAAGCTGGGAAGGAGGAGCGGAAAGGAGCAGCCCAGGAAAAGAAACAACTGGggatcaaagacaaagaaaacaagaaaggagCCAAGCTGTTCGGGAAAGAG GACCGTCCCAACAGCAAGAAGCACAAGGCAAAGGACAACAAGAAAGTCATAAAATCTGCAAGTCGGGACAGGTTTTCCTTGGAAGACCCTACCCCTGACATCATCCTCCCTTCTCAAGAACCCATAGACCCCCTGGTCATGGAGAAATACACCCAGAGGCTGCACAGTGAG